A DNA window from Bacillus carboniphilus contains the following coding sequences:
- a CDS encoding ABC transporter ATP-binding protein, which translates to MSNLLEVKNVTKRFGGVVANKSVSFSVEEGTITGLIGPNGAGKSTLFNMVSSVFPPTSGEIWFSNQRIDSMQSYKIAPLGISRTFQNLQVFKNMTVLENVMIGLHTRTKSGILSAALRLPQTNKEEKFIYKKAMEYLRLTEIDTLADTLAGSLPLGKLRLLELTRALATEPQLLLLDEIAAGLNHQETAEMSKLIQRINQKGTTIFVVEHDMDLVMSICNKVIVLDQGEKIAEGTPKEIQSNERVIEAYLGTDEEEVTQV; encoded by the coding sequence ATGTCTAACCTACTCGAAGTGAAAAATGTAACCAAACGGTTTGGTGGAGTTGTTGCAAATAAGAGTGTTTCCTTTAGCGTTGAAGAAGGGACCATTACAGGATTAATTGGTCCGAATGGTGCTGGAAAAAGTACGTTGTTTAACATGGTTTCTAGTGTCTTTCCTCCAACATCCGGTGAAATTTGGTTTAGCAATCAACGAATAGATTCCATGCAGTCCTATAAGATTGCACCTCTTGGAATATCTAGAACGTTCCAGAATTTACAGGTTTTTAAAAACATGACGGTATTAGAAAATGTCATGATTGGCTTACATACGAGAACAAAATCTGGGATTCTATCGGCTGCTTTACGTTTGCCACAGACGAATAAAGAAGAGAAGTTCATATACAAGAAAGCAATGGAATATTTACGATTAACTGAAATAGATACCCTGGCTGATACACTTGCAGGGAGTTTACCCCTTGGAAAACTTAGATTACTAGAGTTAACCCGTGCCTTGGCAACAGAGCCTCAACTGTTGTTACTGGATGAGATTGCAGCAGGACTGAATCATCAGGAGACTGCTGAAATGAGTAAGCTAATTCAGAGGATTAACCAAAAGGGAACTACCATTTTTGTAGTAGAACATGATATGGATTTGGTGATGTCCATCTGTAATAAAGTCATTGTATTAGATCAAGGAGAAAAAATTGCGGAAGGCACACCAAAAGAGATTCAATCTAATGAAAGAGTGATAGAGGCTTACCTAGGTACAGATGAGGAAGAGGTGACCCAAGTTTGA